From a single Paenibacillus sp. FSL W8-0426 genomic region:
- a CDS encoding sugar phosphate nucleotidyltransferase — protein MKGIILAGGTGSRLYPLTKVTNKHLLPVGKYPMIFHAVYKLKLAGIEDILIVTGKEHMGDVVNLLGSGSEMNVSFTYKVQDEAGGIAQALNLAKQFVANEKMVVILGDNVFADDIGPYVENFKAQACGAKILIQEVSDPNRFGVPEIQGDRILSIEEKPQSPKSNFAVTGIYMFDHHVFDIIKTLKPSARGELEITDVNNAYIEKEQLTYDVLQGWWTDAGTHASLARANELAQELIFSEEFGKLKI, from the coding sequence ATGAAAGGTATAATTCTTGCAGGCGGTACTGGTTCTCGCTTATACCCCTTAACTAAAGTCACGAATAAGCACTTACTTCCCGTCGGGAAATATCCTATGATTTTTCATGCCGTTTATAAACTTAAATTGGCGGGAATTGAGGATATTCTTATTGTCACAGGTAAAGAACATATGGGAGATGTAGTTAATCTCCTCGGCAGTGGTAGCGAGATGAATGTTTCTTTTACTTACAAAGTACAAGATGAAGCTGGAGGAATCGCTCAAGCTTTGAACCTGGCTAAACAGTTTGTAGCGAATGAAAAAATGGTTGTTATTCTTGGCGACAATGTTTTCGCCGACGATATAGGGCCCTATGTTGAAAATTTTAAAGCTCAAGCTTGTGGGGCTAAAATCCTCATACAAGAAGTTAGTGATCCAAATCGGTTTGGAGTACCTGAAATTCAGGGAGATCGTATTTTATCTATCGAAGAAAAACCACAATCCCCAAAAAGCAATTTTGCTGTAACAGGGATATACATGTTTGATCATCATGTATTTGATATTATAAAGACATTAAAACCGTCCGCAAGAGGCGAGTTGGAGATCACGGATGTTAATAATGCATATATTGAAAAGGAACAGCTTACCTACGATGTCCTTCAAGGCTGGTGGACAGATGCGGGTACGCATGCATCACTAGCTAGAGCGAATGAACTTGCCCAAGAGTTAATTTTTAGCGAAGAATTCGGCAAACTGAAAATTTAA
- a CDS encoding phosphatidylinositol-specific phospholipase C/glycerophosphodiester phosphodiesterase family protein → MKRWIAPITLLIVTVGMLFFAYDSQSEEQHDGFTAYRLIAHAMGSIRDQPYTNAYEAMIANYEKGTRVFEIDFMLTSDRKVVARHEWTANMSKLLGQDEELPEEKQAGPLTHEEFMNTPILGMYQPMDADGIMDVLAEYPDMYIVTDTKEQQDEDIRQVLTALVDAAQERDPALLDRVVVQIYNEAMLESVKQIHDFSSIIYTLYATQDTEAQVVDFVQDHDIAAVTMPEYKVNRDFVARLKRAGAVTYVHTINETDQVANYEKWGVYGVYSDVLTEEEIERMNTRVAWKP, encoded by the coding sequence ATGAAACGATGGATTGCTCCCATAACGTTGTTGATCGTGACCGTGGGCATGCTGTTCTTTGCCTATGACAGCCAGAGCGAGGAGCAGCATGACGGTTTTACCGCTTATCGGTTGATTGCCCATGCGATGGGCAGCATCCGCGACCAGCCTTACACGAATGCCTACGAAGCGATGATCGCCAACTACGAAAAGGGCACGCGTGTGTTCGAGATCGACTTCATGCTGACGTCTGACCGCAAGGTGGTGGCGAGGCATGAATGGACGGCGAATATGAGCAAACTGCTGGGTCAAGATGAGGAGCTTCCCGAAGAAAAACAAGCCGGCCCGCTGACGCATGAGGAATTTATGAACACCCCCATTCTGGGCATGTACCAACCGATGGATGCAGACGGCATCATGGACGTGCTGGCCGAGTATCCCGACATGTACATCGTGACCGATACGAAGGAGCAGCAGGACGAGGATATCCGGCAGGTGCTCACGGCACTGGTGGATGCTGCGCAGGAGCGTGATCCGGCATTGCTCGATCGGGTCGTGGTCCAGATTTATAATGAAGCGATGCTGGAGTCGGTGAAGCAAATTCATGATTTTTCGTCCATTATCTATACATTGTATGCTACGCAGGATACCGAGGCTCAGGTGGTGGATTTTGTGCAAGATCATGACATTGCAGCGGTGACCATGCCCGAATACAAGGTGAACCGGGATTTCGTTGCCAGGCTGAAACGGGCAGGGGCGGTTACGTACGTGCATACGATCAATGAAACGGATCAGGTGGCCAATTATGAAAAATGGGGCGTGTACGGCGTATATTCCGACGTGCTCACTGAAGAGGAAATCGAGCGGATGAACACCCGCGTTGCGTGGAAGCCGTAG
- a CDS encoding heptaprenylglyceryl phosphate synthase has protein sequence MIDMIKQWRHVFKLDPDREITDEALDRVCMSGTDAIMVGGSSGVTYDNTVDLMSRVRRYELPCVLEVSDLEAVVPGFDGYLIPMVLNTADSQWLIGQHQRAIEQYGYLIPWDELIAEGYIVLNADSTVARMTGADTHLSTEAVVAYAQTAERLMGLSVVYLEYSGTFGDMELVAQTRRKLELSHLIYGGGIDGAEKAAQAAQAADTVVVGNIVYSDLAKALETVQAVKASV, from the coding sequence TTGATCGATATGATAAAGCAGTGGAGACATGTTTTTAAGCTCGACCCGGATCGGGAAATTACCGATGAAGCGTTGGATCGCGTTTGCATGTCCGGAACCGACGCCATCATGGTGGGAGGTTCGTCGGGAGTAACTTATGACAATACGGTAGACCTCATGTCCAGAGTGCGGCGTTATGAGCTGCCATGCGTGCTTGAAGTCTCCGATTTGGAGGCGGTGGTGCCCGGCTTCGATGGTTATCTCATTCCAATGGTGCTTAATACGGCGGACAGCCAGTGGCTGATCGGACAGCACCAGCGTGCCATCGAGCAATACGGTTACCTGATTCCCTGGGACGAGCTCATTGCGGAAGGGTATATCGTGCTTAATGCCGATTCGACCGTGGCCAGAATGACGGGGGCAGACACCCATCTGAGCACAGAGGCGGTGGTGGCGTATGCCCAGACTGCGGAACGGTTGATGGGACTGTCCGTCGTGTACCTGGAGTACAGCGGCACGTTTGGGGATATGGAGCTGGTTGCGCAAACGCGCCGAAAGCTGGAGCTGTCGCATTTGATCTACGGTGGGGGCATCGATGGAGCCGAGAAAGCGGCCCAGGCTGCCCAGGCGGCAGATACCGTTGTCGTTGGCAATATCGTATACAGCGATTTGGCGAAGGCACTGGAGACGGTGCAGGCTGTTAAAGCCTCGGTGTAG
- the rfbB gene encoding dTDP-glucose 4,6-dehydratase: MKLLVTGGAGFIGSNFVMYMLQQHPSYEIINVDALTYAGNLENLKSLEGNKHHTFVKADITDAAEMDRLIGQGVDVVVNFAAESHVDRSILEPDVFVRTNVNGTQVLLEAAKKHGITKFVQVSTDEVYGSLGPTGLFTEETPLQPNSPYSASKAGGDLLVRAYHETFGLPVNITRCSNNYGPYQFPEKLIPLMVSRALADEALPVYGDGLNIRDWLYVEDHCSAIDLVIHQGRNGEVYNIGGNNERTNVHIVKTILEQLNKPKSLIKYVQDRPGHDRRYGIDPTKTMSELGWKPKHTFETGIKETIQWYLDNKEWWTRIQSGVYQEYYAKQYGSRLGDTKQ; encoded by the coding sequence ATGAAACTGCTCGTTACCGGCGGTGCCGGTTTTATTGGAAGCAACTTTGTGATGTATATGCTGCAGCAGCATCCAAGCTACGAAATAATTAACGTGGACGCCTTGACATATGCGGGGAATCTGGAAAATCTGAAATCGCTCGAAGGTAACAAGCATCATACCTTTGTTAAAGCAGATATTACGGATGCTGCGGAGATGGACCGCCTGATCGGCCAAGGTGTTGATGTGGTCGTTAACTTTGCGGCTGAGTCCCACGTGGACCGAAGCATTCTTGAACCGGATGTGTTCGTACGAACAAATGTGAATGGTACTCAAGTACTGCTGGAAGCTGCCAAAAAACATGGGATCACCAAATTCGTCCAGGTATCGACGGATGAGGTTTACGGGTCGCTCGGCCCTACAGGTTTGTTCACGGAAGAGACGCCGCTTCAGCCCAACAGTCCGTATTCGGCGTCCAAAGCAGGAGGAGACCTGCTTGTACGTGCGTATCATGAAACCTTTGGGCTGCCCGTAAACATTACGCGCTGTTCCAATAACTATGGTCCCTATCAGTTCCCGGAAAAACTGATTCCATTGATGGTATCCCGTGCCTTGGCGGATGAGGCATTGCCTGTATATGGAGATGGCTTGAACATCCGGGATTGGCTCTATGTTGAGGATCACTGCAGTGCAATCGATCTGGTTATCCACCAGGGTCGGAACGGTGAGGTATACAATATTGGCGGCAATAACGAGCGAACCAACGTGCACATTGTAAAAACGATTCTGGAGCAGCTTAACAAACCAAAGTCTCTGATTAAATATGTACAGGATCGTCCTGGACATGACCGCAGATACGGGATCGACCCAACCAAAACGATGTCCGAGCTTGGCTGGAAGCCGAAGCACACGTTTGAGACCGGGATTAAGGAAACCATTCAATGGTATCTGGACAACAAGGAATGGTGGACACGAATTCAGTCGGGCGTTTACCAGGAGTATTACGCCAAACAATACGGCTCCCGCTTGGGAGATACGAAGCAATGA
- a CDS encoding glycosyltransferase family 2 protein, giving the protein MTETIDAPSWSRLKNNQTKHVDVSIIIVNYNTRQLTLDCLESVYASRTAYHYEIIVIDNASHDGSVEAIRTAYPEVLMIANGDNTGFAVANNQGMKVARGRYILLLNSDTVVQPDTLEVMIGFMDRRPEMGASGCKVILPDGSLDKACKRGFPTPSASFYYAFGLSRLFPDRPKFNQYQLGHLSPDDEYPIDCLVGAFMLVRREVVEQVGGLDETFFMYGEDVDWCYRIKEAGWGIYYYPRTYIVHYKGASARRKPMKIVYEFHRAMWVFHRKHYAKRYSLFTNTVVWLGISLKFSMSLIRNKLIRSAPRKSSSLGHGADRETSSEVNT; this is encoded by the coding sequence ATGACCGAAACGATCGATGCTCCCTCGTGGAGCAGATTAAAAAACAACCAAACGAAACATGTAGACGTCAGCATCATCATCGTCAACTACAATACGCGGCAGCTGACGCTGGATTGCCTGGAATCTGTATACGCTTCTCGGACAGCCTACCATTATGAGATCATCGTAATCGACAATGCTTCTCATGATGGCTCGGTGGAGGCAATCCGGACGGCATACCCGGAGGTTCTTATGATCGCCAATGGTGACAATACGGGATTCGCCGTTGCGAATAACCAAGGTATGAAGGTGGCCAGAGGGCGTTACATTTTGCTGCTCAACTCCGATACGGTCGTTCAGCCGGATACGCTGGAGGTTATGATTGGATTCATGGATCGCCGTCCAGAGATGGGGGCATCCGGCTGCAAGGTGATTCTTCCGGATGGTTCGTTGGATAAAGCATGCAAACGTGGGTTTCCTACGCCATCGGCTTCGTTCTATTATGCCTTTGGTCTATCCCGCCTATTCCCTGACCGCCCGAAGTTTAACCAATATCAGCTGGGGCATCTTAGTCCGGATGATGAATATCCGATCGACTGCCTTGTTGGTGCATTTATGTTGGTTCGCCGGGAGGTTGTGGAACAGGTTGGTGGGTTGGACGAAACCTTTTTCATGTATGGAGAAGATGTTGATTGGTGTTACCGAATCAAAGAGGCAGGTTGGGGCATTTATTATTACCCGCGTACATATATTGTGCATTACAAGGGTGCGAGTGCCCGGCGCAAACCTATGAAAATTGTCTATGAGTTTCATAGGGCGATGTGGGTTTTTCATCGTAAACATTATGCCAAGCGGTATAGCCTTTTTACGAACACGGTCGTATGGCTCGGCATTTCACTAAAATTTTCAATGTCTCTTATCCGCAATAAGCTCATCAGGTCGGCTCCACGGAAGAGTTCGTCATTAGGCCATGGGGCAGATCGAGAGACATCATCCGAGGTGAACACATGA
- the rfbC gene encoding dTDP-4-dehydrorhamnose 3,5-epimerase: MKVTPLKLQGASLLEPMVHGDHRGFFMESYNDQLMQQHGLNYHFIQDNQSLSAQPGVLRGLHYQLNPKAQTKLIRVISGSIYDVIVDIRKGSPTFRQWQGFILSEHNYRQLLVPKGFAHGFCTLVPNTQVLYKVDEYYSPENDRGILWSDPALGIDWPTSNPVLSEKDQKHPLLQDAEINFNF, encoded by the coding sequence ATGAAAGTAACTCCTTTGAAGCTGCAAGGAGCCAGTCTACTGGAACCGATGGTTCACGGAGATCATCGGGGTTTTTTTATGGAGAGTTACAATGATCAGCTCATGCAGCAGCACGGACTCAACTACCACTTTATACAAGATAACCAATCCTTGTCTGCACAGCCAGGCGTATTGCGCGGTTTGCATTATCAGCTGAACCCCAAGGCGCAAACGAAGCTTATTCGGGTTATCTCCGGATCAATCTATGATGTCATTGTGGACATCCGTAAAGGTTCACCGACATTTAGGCAGTGGCAAGGATTTATTTTAAGCGAGCACAACTATCGTCAGCTGCTCGTTCCGAAAGGGTTTGCCCATGGATTTTGTACGCTCGTTCCAAACACTCAAGTCTTATACAAAGTGGATGAATACTATTCCCCGGAGAATGACCGCGGCATATTATGGAGTGATCCGGCACTTGGGATAGATTGGCCCACATCCAATCCGGTCCTATCGGAAAAGGACCAGAAGCACCCGCTGCTTCAGGATGCGGAGATCAATTTCAATTTTTAA
- the rfbD gene encoding dTDP-4-dehydrorhamnose reductase, whose protein sequence is MKVLVTGASGQLGRDVVLLLKKEGHSVLACTRDQMDITDQSKVNDVIVSFGPEVVIHCAAYTAVDAAETDMDGAYRVNAVGTRNVAVASEKVGAKLIYISTDYVFDGASVTPYQEYDNTNPQSVYGKSKRAGELLVQTLSSRWFIVRTSWVYGLYGNNFVKTMLKLGQEKPKLQVVHDQKGSPTYTVDLAKFLLDLMADEKYGIYHASNIGSCTWYEFTQAIFEEAQAIAGLSIQAKLEPCTTEQFPRPAPRPRNSVMDHLSIRTNGFLDLRPWREGLKSFLISKCKDE, encoded by the coding sequence ATGAAGGTGTTAGTTACCGGGGCTAGCGGACAACTGGGACGGGATGTCGTGCTCCTTTTGAAAAAGGAGGGACATTCCGTCCTTGCTTGCACCCGCGATCAGATGGATATTACGGATCAATCAAAGGTTAATGACGTCATCGTTTCCTTTGGACCAGAAGTAGTCATTCATTGTGCTGCTTATACAGCCGTTGATGCTGCCGAAACGGATATGGATGGAGCTTACAGGGTGAATGCGGTGGGAACTCGTAATGTTGCGGTCGCATCAGAAAAGGTAGGAGCGAAGCTCATTTATATCAGTACGGACTACGTCTTTGACGGCGCTTCGGTTACGCCTTATCAGGAATATGATAATACCAACCCACAAAGCGTATACGGAAAGTCCAAGCGAGCAGGAGAATTACTTGTGCAGACGCTGTCTTCAAGGTGGTTTATTGTGCGAACGTCGTGGGTATACGGGCTTTACGGCAATAATTTTGTGAAAACGATGCTGAAACTCGGCCAAGAGAAGCCCAAGCTGCAGGTGGTTCATGACCAGAAAGGTTCACCGACGTACACCGTGGATTTGGCAAAATTCCTGCTTGACCTCATGGCAGACGAGAAGTATGGCATATATCATGCATCCAACATTGGATCCTGCACATGGTATGAGTTTACCCAGGCAATTTTCGAGGAAGCGCAAGCTATAGCGGGGCTCTCTATTCAAGCGAAACTGGAGCCATGTACAACCGAGCAATTTCCTCGACCGGCACCGCGTCCACGCAACTCGGTGATGGATCATTTGTCGATCCGAACTAACGGTTTTCTCGATTTGCGTCCTTGGCGAGAAGGGTTAAAAAGTTTTTTGATTTCCAAATGCAAGGACGAATAG
- the pcrA gene encoding DNA helicase PcrA: protein MQPVNIHDAIARLNAPQRQAVEATDGPLLIMAGAGSGKTRVLTHRIAYLIATRKTPPWGILAITFTNKAAREMQDRVAQLVGRDGRDIWVSTFHSMCVRILRRDIERIGFTSNFSILDSSDQLSVIRSCMKDQNIDTKKFEPKAVQAMISTAKNELIGPEQYERKVGDYFEGIVAKIYTMYQKRLKANNSLDFDDLIMATIQLFKEVPEVLDFYQKKFQYIHVDEYQDTNRAQYMLCRMLADSHHRICVVGDSDQSIYRWRGADISNILNFEQDYPEARTIMLEQNYRSTSNILNAANGVIALNSGRKPKKLWTDKEGGAKIKVYRADSEHDEGYFVTSEISKNAKNGKSYQDHAILYRTNAQSRVIEEILIKSDIPYQIVGGIKFYDRKEIKDILAYLRLLSNPDDDISLTRIINVPKRSIGDTTVAKLAAAAAERGVSIYRVLQVVDDLGFAGRTRNALVEFYDMIAALHQMVEYLSVTELTEKILEMSQYRTEMQAENTLESKARLENIEEFLSVTMEFEKNNEDKTLVSFLTDLALIADIDTMNDDEEDRSDAVTLMTMHSAKGLEFPVVFIIGMEEGVFPHSRAFMDNEELEEERRLAYVGITRAEEQLFLSCAQMRTLFGRTTANPPSRFLDEIPDELKEDTQMARDRYRRGSSTGGGSYGGRGLGSTGGSNFGSGGSKLFDRQSRGGSSATSSVTSAASSRVTMSTPSVSSKPASAADGSGAFKAGDKVQHGKWGTGTIVAVKGTGNDTELQIAFPAPVGVKRLLAGFAPITKVE from the coding sequence ATGCAACCTGTAAATATACATGACGCCATAGCCCGGCTGAATGCGCCTCAGCGTCAGGCTGTCGAAGCAACCGACGGTCCCCTGCTGATTATGGCGGGAGCGGGCAGCGGCAAAACCCGGGTGCTGACGCACCGGATCGCATACTTGATCGCTACACGGAAGACCCCGCCGTGGGGCATTTTGGCGATCACGTTTACAAACAAGGCCGCCCGCGAGATGCAGGATCGGGTAGCCCAGCTGGTCGGCCGCGACGGCCGCGACATCTGGGTATCCACCTTCCACTCCATGTGCGTTCGCATTTTGCGCCGCGACATCGAACGGATCGGATTTACGTCCAATTTCAGCATTCTGGACTCTTCGGACCAACTGTCCGTGATTCGCAGCTGCATGAAGGACCAGAACATCGATACGAAAAAGTTCGAGCCGAAGGCCGTTCAAGCGATGATCAGCACGGCCAAGAACGAACTGATCGGACCCGAACAATACGAACGCAAGGTCGGGGATTATTTCGAAGGCATCGTGGCCAAGATCTACACCATGTACCAGAAGCGGCTGAAGGCGAACAACTCGCTCGACTTTGACGATCTCATTATGGCTACGATCCAATTGTTCAAGGAAGTGCCGGAAGTGCTCGATTTCTATCAAAAGAAATTCCAGTACATCCATGTGGACGAGTATCAGGATACGAACCGTGCCCAGTACATGCTGTGCCGCATGCTGGCAGACAGCCACCACCGCATCTGCGTCGTGGGCGATAGCGACCAGTCGATCTACCGCTGGCGCGGTGCCGACATCAGCAACATTTTGAACTTTGAGCAGGACTATCCCGAAGCGCGCACCATTATGCTGGAGCAGAACTATCGTTCCACGTCCAACATCCTGAACGCGGCGAATGGAGTCATTGCCCTGAACTCGGGCCGCAAACCGAAGAAATTGTGGACGGACAAGGAAGGCGGAGCGAAGATCAAGGTGTACCGTGCCGATTCCGAGCATGATGAAGGGTATTTCGTTACCTCCGAAATTAGTAAAAACGCAAAGAACGGAAAATCCTATCAGGATCATGCCATCTTGTACCGGACCAATGCCCAGTCCCGGGTGATCGAGGAAATTTTGATCAAATCGGATATCCCGTACCAGATCGTCGGCGGCATCAAGTTCTATGACCGGAAAGAGATCAAGGACATTCTGGCATACCTGCGCCTGCTCTCCAACCCGGACGACGATATCAGCTTGACCCGCATCATTAACGTGCCGAAGCGCAGCATCGGCGACACGACGGTGGCCAAGCTGGCTGCGGCCGCGGCTGAACGCGGCGTATCCATCTATCGCGTGCTGCAAGTGGTGGATGACCTCGGCTTTGCAGGACGTACGCGTAATGCACTCGTTGAATTTTATGACATGATTGCTGCACTGCACCAAATGGTCGAGTATTTGTCGGTGACCGAGCTGACAGAGAAAATATTGGAGATGAGCCAGTACCGCACGGAAATGCAGGCCGAGAATACGCTCGAGTCGAAAGCAAGGTTGGAAAATATCGAAGAGTTCCTGTCGGTTACGATGGAATTCGAGAAAAACAATGAAGACAAGACGCTTGTATCCTTCCTAACGGATTTGGCGCTGATTGCCGACATCGATACGATGAATGACGATGAGGAAGACCGCAGCGACGCGGTAACCCTCATGACGATGCACAGTGCGAAGGGGCTGGAATTCCCGGTCGTGTTCATCATCGGTATGGAGGAGGGCGTATTCCCGCACAGCCGTGCGTTCATGGATAACGAAGAGTTGGAGGAAGAGCGCCGCCTGGCCTATGTGGGCATTACACGGGCGGAGGAACAATTGTTCCTTTCCTGTGCACAGATGCGGACGCTGTTCGGCCGGACTACGGCGAATCCGCCTTCGCGTTTCTTGGACGAGATTCCCGACGAGCTGAAAGAAGACACGCAAATGGCGCGTGACCGATATCGCCGCGGCAGCAGTACGGGTGGCGGTTCTTACGGCGGACGCGGGTTGGGCAGCACCGGTGGCAGCAATTTCGGCAGCGGCGGAAGCAAGCTGTTCGACCGTCAGAGCCGCGGCGGTTCTTCGGCGACGTCCTCGGTTACTTCGGCTGCGTCTTCTCGCGTGACCATGAGCACACCGTCGGTTTCGTCGAAGCCTGCTTCTGCAGCGGACGGATCAGGTGCGTTCAAAGCCGGCGACAAAGTACAGCATGGCAAATGGGGGACAGGAACCATCGTTGCCGTCAAAGGCACGGGTAACGATACGGAGCTGCAGATTGCATTTCCGGCCCCGGTTGGCGTCAAACGCCTGCTTGCCGGTTTTGCCCCGATCACCAAAGTGGAATAA
- a CDS encoding undecaprenyl-phosphate glucose phosphotransferase, giving the protein MIRRNQRFLTQLYIAADFMVIQVSFLLAWWIKFESDLLTHQDPLPIEKYFAWSLVYGGLAIITGLMSSLYVPKRKKRFVDEFMKLIQIHGIAFFMLMSLMFFFKEVNISRAYLAMYMIGNVAFTLIYRYIVKLQLRRLRKKGFNRQFVLILGAGSLGKRFYNNLRSYPDLGYEVHGFLDDYRSWDREEQQRYKPILGRIDQLEEILSTHLIDEVILALPLDAHDKYPHIIDVCEKAGVRTLIIPDFFDYLPARPHFDNFAGMPMINVRDIPLDIAVNRLLKRAFDILFSLAAIVLTAPVMLVVALGVRLTSPGPIIFKQERVGLNRRTFFMYKFRSMKVLPEGTVDTGWSTQNDPRRTSFGSFIRRTSLDELPQFFNVLLGHMSVVGPRPERPYYVNQFREEIPKYMIKHHVRPGITGLAQSKGLRGDTSIEDRIEQDIFYIENWSLLFDIKIIWETIRNGMKNAY; this is encoded by the coding sequence ATGATTCGTCGTAATCAGCGATTTTTAACCCAATTGTATATTGCGGCAGATTTCATGGTGATCCAGGTCTCGTTTTTGCTGGCCTGGTGGATCAAGTTCGAAAGTGATCTGCTGACACATCAGGATCCACTGCCCATTGAAAAATACTTCGCTTGGAGTTTGGTATACGGGGGGCTTGCAATCATCACGGGCCTGATGTCTTCCCTTTACGTGCCGAAACGCAAGAAACGTTTTGTGGATGAATTCATGAAATTGATCCAAATCCATGGTATCGCCTTCTTTATGTTAATGAGTTTGATGTTCTTTTTCAAAGAAGTGAACATCTCTCGCGCATATCTGGCCATGTACATGATCGGCAATGTTGCTTTTACCCTGATTTACCGGTATATCGTCAAGCTGCAGCTCCGAAGACTTCGCAAAAAGGGCTTCAATCGTCAGTTCGTGCTGATCTTGGGCGCAGGTTCTCTTGGCAAAAGGTTCTACAACAACCTCCGCAGTTATCCGGATCTGGGTTATGAAGTTCATGGGTTCCTTGACGATTATCGTTCTTGGGATCGAGAGGAGCAGCAGCGCTACAAACCGATCCTGGGACGGATCGATCAATTGGAGGAAATCCTGTCGACACACCTGATCGATGAAGTCATCCTTGCTCTTCCGCTCGATGCGCATGACAAGTATCCGCATATTATTGACGTCTGCGAGAAGGCGGGAGTGCGAACGTTGATTATTCCCGACTTTTTTGACTATTTGCCGGCACGGCCTCATTTTGACAACTTTGCGGGCATGCCTATGATTAACGTGCGCGATATTCCGCTTGACATCGCCGTGAACCGCTTATTGAAACGCGCATTCGATATCCTTTTCTCGTTGGCGGCCATCGTGCTCACTGCCCCAGTGATGCTTGTTGTCGCTTTGGGCGTACGATTGACGTCGCCTGGTCCGATCATTTTCAAGCAGGAACGGGTCGGGCTGAACCGGCGTACATTTTTCATGTACAAATTCCGCTCGATGAAGGTATTGCCTGAAGGAACGGTAGATACGGGATGGTCCACCCAGAACGACCCGCGCCGCACCTCATTCGGCAGCTTCATCCGGCGTACCAGCCTGGACGAACTCCCGCAGTTCTTCAACGTGCTGTTGGGGCATATGAGCGTCGTTGGACCACGTCCCGAGCGGCCGTACTATGTGAACCAGTTCCGTGAGGAGATTCCCAAATACATGATCAAACATCACGTCCGGCCGGGAATTACGGGGTTAGCCCAGAGCAAGGGATTAAGGGGAGATACCTCTATTGAGGACCGCATTGAACAGGATATATTCTATATTGAGAACTGGTCGCTATTATTCGATATCAAAATCATTTGGGAAACGATCCGCAACGGCATGAAAAATGCTTATTGA
- a CDS encoding DapH/DapD/GlmU-related protein: MLKKKNVIIYGSQSFAYYVRELVLDCGHHFIGFIDDFKEGEDVLGSFEDVRKKYSPSEYEIAIAIGYNNLAARWDVYQKIINQGYEVISLIHPKAYVSKTAKIGKGTMISVGATVDFNVQVGEANFIWPSVTINHDSVIGNNCFLSPGVNICGFVHVGNHCFLGASSIIVNGNTIQDNSFIKAGTTYYRKERE, translated from the coding sequence ATGTTGAAGAAAAAAAACGTAATCATCTATGGTTCGCAAAGTTTTGCTTATTATGTGAGAGAGCTCGTTCTGGATTGCGGTCACCATTTTATTGGATTCATTGATGATTTCAAGGAGGGAGAAGATGTTCTCGGTTCTTTTGAGGATGTCAGAAAAAAATATAGTCCGAGCGAGTACGAAATTGCCATAGCCATTGGATACAATAACCTTGCAGCCAGGTGGGATGTATACCAAAAAATCATCAATCAGGGCTATGAGGTCATATCGTTGATTCATCCTAAAGCATATGTAAGCAAAACCGCGAAAATCGGAAAAGGAACCATGATTTCTGTTGGAGCAACTGTAGATTTCAATGTTCAGGTGGGAGAAGCAAACTTTATTTGGCCTAGCGTAACCATAAATCACGACTCCGTTATTGGAAACAATTGTTTTTTATCTCCTGGAGTTAATATCTGCGGGTTCGTCCATGTGGGCAACCATTGTTTCTTAGGGGCTTCCTCTATAATTGTTAACGGAAACACTATACAGGATAACTCATTTATTAAAGCAGGAACAACATATTATAGAAAAGAAAGAGAATGA